In Reichenbachiella agarivorans, one genomic interval encodes:
- a CDS encoding M16 family metallopeptidase, whose amino-acid sequence MEYELVELPNKIRVVHKQVPHTKVSHCAIMLDIGSRDEKEGQQGIAHFWEHMAFKGTKKRKAYHIINRLESLGGELNAYTTKEKICFYATILDKHLDKSVELLTDITFNSVFPEQQIIKERQVILEEMSMYLDDPEDAIQDQLDSQVFKGHALGENILGTNESVSGFTTQDFHSFLGANLDTSRVVLASMGNYSMNQLLKSVNRYLSQVPKIEKERKRTSVNGYAPARLTESKDILQAHVGIGTRAFDIHSEQRVPFFVLNNVLGGNSMTSKLNLSLREKLGLVYHVESNYHAFSDTGLFSLFYATEPKKIKKSLDAVVKEFDKLKAGQMTIRQLQTAKDQIKGQLAISEENNQNYMLMMAKSILNYDKIESLESVFERIDEVTAEQLQQLAIEVLDMDNMCLLTYIPNK is encoded by the coding sequence GTGGAATACGAACTCGTAGAATTGCCCAATAAAATAAGAGTAGTGCACAAGCAGGTGCCTCATACTAAGGTGTCGCACTGTGCGATCATGCTCGATATAGGGAGCCGTGACGAAAAAGAAGGGCAGCAAGGTATAGCACACTTTTGGGAGCACATGGCTTTCAAAGGTACCAAAAAGCGAAAGGCCTATCATATCATCAATCGTTTAGAATCTTTGGGTGGAGAATTGAATGCTTATACGACTAAGGAGAAAATATGCTTTTATGCGACCATTTTGGACAAGCATTTAGACAAGTCTGTTGAGTTGTTGACTGATATTACTTTCAACTCGGTGTTTCCAGAGCAGCAAATCATCAAGGAAAGGCAGGTGATATTGGAAGAGATGTCAATGTACCTCGATGATCCAGAAGATGCTATTCAAGATCAGCTGGATAGCCAGGTATTTAAGGGCCACGCATTGGGTGAGAATATTCTAGGTACCAATGAAAGTGTGAGTGGATTCACCACTCAAGACTTTCATTCTTTTCTGGGAGCAAACCTGGATACATCACGTGTAGTTTTGGCGTCTATGGGGAATTACTCAATGAATCAACTGTTGAAATCCGTCAACCGCTATTTGTCACAAGTACCCAAAATAGAGAAAGAAAGGAAACGTACATCAGTCAATGGCTATGCACCAGCTCGATTGACTGAGTCAAAGGATATTTTGCAGGCTCATGTGGGGATTGGTACACGGGCATTTGACATTCATTCTGAGCAGAGAGTGCCATTCTTTGTGCTCAACAATGTGTTGGGAGGCAACAGTATGACATCCAAATTGAACCTTTCACTCAGAGAAAAACTGGGTTTAGTCTATCATGTAGAAAGTAACTATCATGCTTTTTCGGATACAGGTTTGTTCTCATTGTTTTACGCCACAGAACCAAAGAAAATCAAGAAATCACTGGATGCAGTGGTCAAGGAATTTGACAAACTAAAGGCGGGTCAAATGACTATAAGACAACTGCAAACTGCCAAGGATCAAATCAAAGGACAATTGGCGATCTCAGAAGAGAACAATCAGAATTACATGTTGATGATGGCAAAGAGCATCTTGAATTATGATAAAATTGAATCTTTGGAGTCTGTATTTGAAAGAATCGATGAGGTCACCGCTGAGCAGTTGCAGCAATTGGCCATCGAGGTGTTGGATATGGATAATATGTGCCTGCTCACTTACATTCCTAACAAATAG
- a CDS encoding thiol-disulfide oxidoreductase DCC family protein, producing MGEYLEVEELNDVLLYDGVCKFCNSSVSFVLEHEKNDQLKFTPLQSDLGVRILTHFGYPKDYTDGILFLSNGKLASKSRAALYISKFLKRPWSWLQVFWIVPLFISDFVYNIIARNRYKWFGMTDACMLPPRNHKERFLE from the coding sequence ATGGGTGAATATCTTGAGGTAGAAGAGCTGAATGATGTGCTCCTCTATGATGGGGTATGTAAGTTTTGTAACAGCTCAGTGAGTTTTGTATTGGAGCATGAGAAAAATGATCAACTGAAATTCACGCCTCTTCAATCTGATTTAGGAGTAAGGATATTGACTCATTTTGGTTATCCCAAGGATTATACGGATGGTATTCTATTCTTATCCAATGGGAAGTTGGCCTCCAAATCCAGGGCCGCACTCTACATTTCGAAATTCCTGAAAAGGCCTTGGTCATGGTTGCAAGTCTTTTGGATTGTTCCTTTATTTATTTCAGACTTTGTTTACAACATCATCGCTCGCAATCGCTACAAGTGGTTTGGGATGACTGATGCCTGCATGCTCCCCCCACGCAATCACAAGGAGAGGTTTTTAGAATGA
- the pyrR gene encoding bifunctional pyr operon transcriptional regulator/uracil phosphoribosyltransferase PyrR translates to MQKRLLLNSKHLSITISRLCHQLIENHLVFENTVLIGLQPKGVFLAERIKSKLEEIIKKPIQLGYLDITFYRDDFRRRDEPLTPNETKVPFIIEDKNVILIDDVLYTGRSVKSAMDAMSAFGRPAKVEFLTLIDRIHTRHLPVEANYVGKQVNTVFSQKVLVELTEQGKKEDKIWLIDKSK, encoded by the coding sequence ATGCAGAAAAGACTCCTACTTAATAGCAAACATTTAAGTATAACCATTTCCCGCCTTTGTCATCAGCTCATCGAAAATCACCTCGTTTTTGAAAATACCGTGCTTATTGGTCTGCAACCAAAAGGTGTTTTTCTGGCTGAAAGAATCAAATCCAAACTAGAAGAGATCATCAAAAAACCAATTCAATTGGGTTATTTGGATATCACGTTCTACAGAGATGATTTTCGCAGACGTGACGAACCACTGACTCCTAACGAGACAAAAGTCCCGTTCATCATAGAAGACAAAAACGTAATATTGATTGACGATGTACTCTACACGGGTCGTTCTGTCAAATCTGCTATGGATGCCATGAGTGCATTTGGACGCCCTGCCAAGGTAGAATTTTTGACCCTTATAGATAGGATTCATACGAGACACCTACCTGTAGAGGCCAATTATGTAGGCAAGCAAGTCAATACGGTCTTTTCACAAAAAGTTTTGGTGGAATTGACAGAGCAAGGTAAGAAAGAGGATAAAATTTGGTTGATTGATAAATCGAAATAA
- a CDS encoding aspartate carbamoyltransferase catalytic subunit — MSQLSSKHLLGIKDLTKDDIQLIFETADNFKDVINRPIKKVPSLRDITIANVFFENSTRTKLSFELAEKRLSADVINFSSSGSSVKKGETLLDTVNNILAMKVDMIVMRHSSPGAPHFLSKHIKANIVNAGDGTHEHPTQALLDAYSMRERVGDLEGKNIAIIGDIIHSRVALSNIFALQKLGANIMICGPATLVPKYMSSFGVKVVSDVRQALEWCDVANILRIQLERQQIKYFPSLREYSLYFGVNKALLDSLNKEIVIMHPGPINRGVEITSDVADSHHSIILDQVENGVATRMAVLYLLAGTKP, encoded by the coding sequence ATGAGTCAGTTAAGTAGCAAACATTTATTGGGTATCAAGGATTTGACAAAGGATGATATCCAATTGATATTCGAGACTGCGGATAATTTTAAAGATGTAATCAATCGTCCGATCAAAAAAGTACCCTCTCTGCGTGATATTACGATTGCCAATGTATTCTTTGAAAACTCTACGCGTACCAAACTCTCATTTGAGTTGGCAGAGAAGAGACTTTCGGCTGATGTAATCAATTTTTCTTCGTCTGGAAGTTCTGTCAAAAAGGGGGAGACTTTGTTGGATACTGTCAACAACATCCTTGCGATGAAGGTAGACATGATTGTGATGAGACATAGTTCGCCAGGAGCTCCTCATTTCTTGTCCAAGCATATCAAGGCCAACATAGTAAATGCAGGAGATGGTACACATGAGCATCCTACACAAGCGCTCTTAGACGCATATTCGATGAGAGAAAGAGTGGGAGATTTGGAAGGAAAGAATATTGCCATCATCGGAGATATTATTCACTCAAGAGTCGCATTGTCCAATATTTTTGCTTTACAAAAATTGGGGGCTAATATTATGATTTGTGGCCCTGCGACTTTGGTGCCGAAGTATATGTCTTCTTTCGGGGTAAAAGTGGTGTCTGATGTACGTCAAGCTTTGGAATGGTGTGATGTGGCAAACATCCTTCGCATCCAATTGGAGCGGCAACAGATCAAATATTTTCCTTCCTTGAGAGAGTATTCTTTGTATTTTGGTGTAAACAAAGCTTTGTTGGATAGTTTGAACAAGGAGATTGTAATCATGCACCCAGGCCCTATCAACAGAGGTGTAGAAATCACCAGTGATGTGGCGGATTCTCACCATTCGATTATTCTCGATCAGGTAGAAAATGGTGTGGCGACTCGTATGGCAGTTTTGTACCTGCTCGCAGGCACAAAACCTTGA
- a CDS encoding aminopeptidase P family protein gives MKYHPINKELFLKNRAKFGKRLKPNSVAVLNSSDIMPTSADGTLPFKQDANLIYLSGIDQEESILLIAPDFPNESMREILFLRRTNEEIAIWEGHKYTQEEAQEASGIKNIMWLESFESVFNTILAETEYIYLDSNEHIRNASVVETRTERFNKWCQTVYKLHKYERIAPILTDLRCIKEPEEIKQLQHACDITEKGFRRILEFTKPGVWEYELEAEFIYEFLRNRATGFGYQPIIASGANSCVLHYIENNKQCQDDDLILFDVGAEYANYNADMTRTIPVNGKFTKRQKDVYNAVLRVKNAATEMLTPGNAIPEYHKEVGKIMEGELLALGLLRKSDIEKQDPNNPAYKRYFMHGTSHHLGINVHDVASIYKKFEPGMVLTVEPGIYIREEGIGIRLEDNIVITEKGHINLMRNIPIHADEIESLMNK, from the coding sequence ATGAAATACCACCCCATAAACAAGGAGCTGTTTTTGAAAAACAGGGCTAAGTTCGGCAAAAGACTAAAACCAAATTCGGTTGCTGTATTGAACTCCAGTGATATCATGCCCACTTCGGCAGATGGCACTTTGCCGTTCAAACAAGACGCTAATCTGATCTATTTATCTGGGATCGACCAAGAAGAATCTATTCTATTGATTGCTCCGGACTTCCCAAATGAATCCATGAGAGAAATTCTCTTTCTGAGAAGAACCAATGAAGAAATTGCAATTTGGGAAGGACACAAATACACCCAAGAAGAAGCACAAGAAGCTTCTGGTATAAAAAATATAATGTGGCTGGAATCATTCGAATCCGTCTTCAACACTATACTGGCAGAGACTGAATACATCTATCTGGACAGCAATGAACACATCAGAAATGCATCTGTGGTCGAGACAAGAACCGAGCGATTCAACAAGTGGTGTCAGACCGTTTACAAACTCCACAAATATGAACGCATTGCCCCTATTTTGACAGACCTCAGATGCATCAAAGAGCCAGAAGAAATCAAGCAACTGCAACACGCCTGTGATATCACAGAAAAAGGCTTTAGACGAATACTAGAGTTTACCAAACCAGGTGTCTGGGAATATGAACTGGAGGCAGAATTCATCTATGAATTTCTGCGCAACCGAGCCACAGGGTTTGGCTATCAGCCCATCATTGCTTCGGGCGCCAACTCTTGTGTATTGCACTACATAGAGAACAACAAACAATGCCAAGACGATGATTTGATCCTATTCGATGTAGGGGCTGAGTACGCCAATTACAATGCCGACATGACTAGAACCATTCCAGTCAATGGCAAATTTACCAAACGCCAAAAGGACGTGTACAATGCAGTACTAAGAGTGAAAAATGCCGCCACCGAAATGCTAACCCCTGGCAATGCCATCCCAGAATACCACAAAGAAGTTGGCAAAATCATGGAAGGTGAACTGCTTGCGTTAGGTTTGCTTAGAAAATCAGATATCGAAAAACAAGACCCAAATAATCCAGCATACAAGAGGTATTTCATGCACGGCACGTCGCATCATTTAGGAATCAATGTCCATGATGTAGCCAGCATCTACAAAAAATTTGAACCAGGCATGGTACTGACAGTAGAACCAGGCATATATATCAGAGAAGAAGGAATTGGTATCAGACTAGAAGACAACATTGTCATCACTGAAAAGGGGCACATCAATTTGATGAGAAACATTCCTATTCACGCCGATGAGATTGAAAGTCTGATGAATAAGTAG
- a CDS encoding CHASE2 domain-containing protein, whose amino-acid sequence MFKKFWLDTIYALVFILLLGFVVTQAFAFKIFDVFDPIGDAFADMESTDIVFSQLREDPLGEEEIVIVNVGNLNRQGIADLVNIISASEPRVIGMDMFFPDLKPDTLGDLALAYAFSQVENLVLVSKLELPNENESFDSLAVSNELFNQYAETAYANFITGAADQDDIKVCRTFAPKEYAKGELEYSLSIKLAYYMDSVKTLNFLDRNKDVEVINYRGNIFDYGATQAPITYFALDWYQVFDGQFDPELIKDKCVLFCFLGKELGDRQALEDKYFTPLNTHYAGKGHADMFGGVIHANIISMILAEDYIDEMNDNIETIIAIVLLYLNVALFAFIYHSLPKWYDGLTKLIQLIEAFSLFSLGLIIFNVYNYKIDTTWMILGVLIAGDALEVYFGVVKNLFTKEGRRELTELNKL is encoded by the coding sequence ATGTTTAAAAAATTCTGGTTAGACACAATTTACGCATTAGTATTCATCCTACTCTTAGGATTTGTTGTAACCCAAGCCTTTGCCTTCAAGATATTTGATGTTTTTGACCCTATTGGTGACGCATTTGCTGATATGGAGAGTACAGACATTGTGTTCTCACAATTGAGAGAAGACCCCTTGGGTGAAGAAGAAATCGTCATTGTCAACGTCGGTAACCTCAACCGCCAAGGAATCGCTGACTTGGTCAACATTATATCTGCTTCAGAGCCCAGAGTAATCGGCATGGATATGTTTTTTCCTGACCTTAAACCAGATACTTTAGGAGATTTGGCACTCGCTTATGCTTTTTCACAAGTTGAGAACTTGGTATTGGTGAGCAAACTAGAACTACCTAATGAGAATGAATCCTTTGACTCTCTGGCAGTCTCCAACGAACTGTTCAATCAATATGCCGAAACTGCCTATGCCAATTTTATCACAGGTGCCGCCGATCAGGATGACATCAAAGTTTGTAGGACTTTCGCTCCCAAAGAATATGCAAAAGGTGAATTAGAATATTCATTATCGATCAAATTGGCCTACTACATGGACTCTGTAAAGACCCTCAACTTTCTAGATAGAAACAAAGATGTAGAGGTCATCAACTACCGGGGCAACATCTTCGATTATGGAGCCACGCAGGCTCCCATAACTTATTTTGCATTAGATTGGTACCAGGTATTTGATGGTCAATTTGACCCTGAATTGATCAAAGACAAATGTGTTCTTTTCTGTTTCCTAGGAAAAGAACTCGGTGATAGACAAGCACTTGAGGATAAATATTTCACTCCGCTCAACACACACTATGCTGGCAAAGGCCATGCGGACATGTTTGGGGGTGTGATACATGCCAACATCATCTCTATGATCTTAGCAGAAGACTACATTGATGAGATGAATGACAATATTGAAACCATCATTGCGATCGTGCTACTTTACTTGAATGTTGCTTTGTTTGCCTTCATTTATCATTCCTTACCAAAATGGTATGACGGTTTGACAAAACTTATACAATTAATAGAAGCTTTTTCGTTATTTAGCTTAGGACTCATCATATTCAATGTCTATAATTATAAAATCGATACGACATGGATGATTTTGGGGGTTCTGATAGCAGGAGATGCCTTAGAGGTGTATTTTGGAGTGGTTAAGAATCTTTTTACTAAAGAAGGAAGAAGAGAACTAACTGAATTAAATAAATTGTAA
- a CDS encoding EVE domain-containing protein: MNYWLMKTEPNTFSWDDLVNKGRDHWDGVRNYAARKHMMEMKADDLALFYHSVNEKSIVGIAKIVKEHYPDPTTDDDRWVVVDLAPERKLTNPVTLDVVKADSRLTNMVLVNNSRLSVQPVTEQEFKIILELSAQ; the protein is encoded by the coding sequence ATGAATTACTGGTTGATGAAGACTGAACCCAACACTTTTTCATGGGATGATTTGGTCAACAAAGGAAGGGATCATTGGGATGGTGTAAGAAATTATGCGGCACGCAAACACATGATGGAAATGAAAGCCGATGATTTGGCTTTGTTTTATCATAGTGTGAATGAAAAGTCAATTGTTGGTATTGCAAAAATAGTAAAGGAGCATTATCCTGATCCCACCACAGATGATGATCGTTGGGTAGTGGTGGATTTGGCTCCAGAGCGAAAACTGACAAACCCAGTTACATTGGATGTGGTCAAAGCGGATTCTAGATTGACCAACATGGTGCTCGTCAATAACTCTCGACTTTCGGTTCAGCCCGTGACCGAGCAAGAGTTCAAGATAATTTTAGAATTGTCCGCTCAATAA
- the fabD gene encoding ACP S-malonyltransferase, with amino-acid sequence MKAYVFPGQGAQFTGMGKDLYDSSAQAKAYFDQANEILGFDIAKIMFEGSAEELKETKVTQPAVFIHSVVSALVQDSFHPDMVAGHSLGEFSALVANKTLGFEDALKLVSQRALAMQRACEMNPSTMAAILGLDDHIVEEICATVNGVVAANYNCPSQLVISGTNEGIAIACEKMKEAGAKRALPLPVGGAFHSPLMEPAREELAAAIEATNFSNPICPVYQNFDAQAHSDVAEIKKNLILQLTAPVRWTQSVQQMVADGALDFIECGPGKVLQGLVKKIHKEAEVSSL; translated from the coding sequence ATGAAAGCATACGTATTCCCTGGGCAAGGCGCTCAATTTACAGGAATGGGCAAGGACTTGTACGATAGTTCTGCTCAAGCAAAAGCATACTTTGATCAAGCGAATGAGATACTTGGATTTGACATTGCCAAAATTATGTTTGAAGGTTCTGCAGAAGAGCTAAAGGAAACGAAAGTAACTCAACCTGCAGTATTTATTCATTCTGTAGTATCTGCATTGGTGCAGGATAGTTTTCACCCTGATATGGTTGCTGGTCATTCATTGGGTGAATTCTCTGCTTTGGTGGCCAACAAGACTTTGGGATTTGAAGATGCTTTGAAGTTGGTTTCCCAACGTGCACTTGCGATGCAAAGGGCGTGTGAAATGAACCCCTCAACCATGGCTGCCATACTAGGATTAGATGATCATATAGTGGAAGAAATTTGCGCTACAGTGAATGGAGTAGTGGCAGCCAACTACAATTGCCCTAGTCAGCTGGTGATTTCTGGAACCAACGAAGGAATTGCCATTGCTTGTGAAAAAATGAAAGAAGCAGGTGCAAAACGTGCTTTGCCATTGCCAGTAGGAGGTGCATTTCATAGCCCATTGATGGAGCCAGCCAGAGAAGAATTGGCAGCAGCTATCGAGGCAACCAATTTTAGCAATCCGATCTGCCCAGTCTACCAAAATTTTGACGCTCAAGCGCACAGTGATGTGGCCGAAATCAAGAAGAACTTAATTTTGCAATTGACCGCTCCAGTACGATGGACACAGTCAGTACAACAAATGGTCGCTGATGGTGCTCTTGATTTTATAGAGTGTGGACCAGGCAAAGTATTGCAAGGGTTAGTTAAGAAAATACACAAAGAAGCTGAGGTAAGCAGCCTTTGA